One genomic segment of Rhodohalobacter mucosus includes these proteins:
- a CDS encoding Sec-independent protein translocase subunit TatA/TatB, producing the protein MGGFGAMEIAIVVLVVLLLFGAKRIPELARGIGQGIQEFRKASDDIKKEIEKGKTDINESARPASKEEKETNTN; encoded by the coding sequence ATGGGTGGCTTTGGAGCAATGGAAATTGCAATCGTGGTTTTGGTCGTACTGCTGCTTTTTGGAGCCAAACGGATTCCGGAACTTGCCCGGGGTATAGGCCAGGGTATCCAGGAGTTCAGGAAAGCTTCTGACGATATCAAAAAAGAGATCGAAAAAGGAAAAACGGATATTAACGAATCAGCACGTCCCGCTTCGAAGGAAGAGAAAGAAACCAATACTAATTAA
- a CDS encoding cyclic nucleotide-binding domain-containing protein — protein sequence MFKKNDLRKIRKQGNIVLKSGLLSELSLTERYELLQLCHRRRYKEGEFIYYQNDPGTGMYFIEEGTVQLTVKNSQSESENDQYSINIQAPREIGTMSIGYEIRRMSSAKCLTDCVLLGFFKPDFETLKKRNPETAVKFLEAISIRVMKQLELSMRKLADVTDTRTAFSIQYETQYEIDKENEQQV from the coding sequence ATGTTTAAAAAAAATGATCTTCGTAAAATCAGAAAACAGGGCAATATCGTACTCAAATCGGGTTTATTGTCTGAGCTTTCACTAACCGAACGATACGAGCTTCTTCAGCTCTGCCACAGAAGGCGCTACAAAGAGGGTGAATTTATATACTACCAGAACGATCCCGGAACCGGGATGTACTTTATCGAAGAAGGTACGGTTCAGCTTACCGTTAAAAACAGCCAGTCGGAAAGTGAAAACGATCAGTATTCAATCAACATTCAGGCCCCAAGGGAAATAGGAACCATGTCGATCGGATACGAGATTCGCCGTATGTCGTCCGCAAAATGCCTCACCGACTGTGTTCTTCTGGGTTTCTTTAAACCGGATTTTGAAACACTGAAAAAGAGAAACCCTGAGACAGCCGTTAAATTCCTGGAAGCCATCTCTATTCGCGTAATGAAGCAGCTTGAACTCTCCATGAGGAAACTGGCCGATGTTACCGATACGCGAACGGCCTTTTCCATTCAGTATGAAACACAGTACGAAATTGACAAAGAAAACGAGCAGCAGGTTTAA
- a CDS encoding DUF2795 domain-containing protein: protein MIWTVELAAALDEAPFPATRVELIEWAERNGLPQQAIDNLYELDEIEEGEETVYEGIEDIWPDYIRKEDFFHGEEDEGFDYDDV from the coding sequence ATGATTTGGACAGTTGAACTAGCTGCAGCTCTTGATGAAGCACCCTTTCCCGCTACCCGCGTCGAACTAATCGAATGGGCAGAGCGCAACGGGCTTCCACAGCAGGCGATCGATAATCTCTATGAGCTGGATGAAATCGAAGAGGGAGAAGAGACGGTATATGAGGGAATTGAGGATATCTGGCCCGATTACATTCGCAAGGAAGATTTCTTCCATGGTGAAGAAGATGAGGGTTTTGACTACGATGATGTATAA
- a CDS encoding BamA/TamA family outer membrane protein, whose protein sequence is MRHHFLPFIFLFFSLITLPCEHAFSQNNGQNTNTQAEPENDQREIVRKVRFTGNENVSDRALQTLVRTRTNREFLGIPRFTPWYYIHRVFGVGESPSYLDRELVSNDMDRIRIYYENLGYFSVRVDTTIIEYRPERVEVSFIIREGPASRIRSVGYTGLPEFDDPELSDEFYSESLFFGSLRNDSTFSVNRQYRAATLREEQTRIISFLRNHGFASVQRDSVSALIQRDTDNPQQLDVLYDITPGGFYTFGDVFINLSGPEGASGFNEESVLEGPPHALQGYRIDMQKQESAQTRFSLLSNQIQFMPGEPFDQSAYLKSVNSYQSLGMMLVNRFGLSEGGSLPDYSNSEIPVYFDLQTLPKHSIRAEFFGMRRTGFGTGAGINYTNNNSFGRAENLTLGVNGSIEFIPSNISQSDRATTYRNFETRAEYAIPRLNFPFAFLQNRNWVESSRTLYSLTYGQSSQEFFDVNSDIRLNLRYEVIHSERYRSFLDWIELDVIDIDISGGFRSALIEQFRDNENQTPEEIENKLEVQRILEDFRPQFSSIIRYTFRNQNTNLIKRDSGYFSEFSVALGGNIPYFIDRFLVSPGELQGTLTLPLGIFPSQLSYSRFVKLSADYRRYYPVTPTSVFAWRLFGGYATPIGQSESIPLNRRFFAGGSNDIRGYNPFLLGPGAIEDVSVPGGEIKLAAFTELRQVLFDNVLSAQWQLAWHTDAGNVWYGPGNRFLDEDDVDILEDGRFSFDTFYKQIPVSTGLGLRFDWEFLVARIDFTFRAKDLQKGWFKDRTPYFSFGIGHSF, encoded by the coding sequence GTGCGACACCATTTTCTGCCGTTCATTTTTCTGTTTTTCAGTTTAATCACTCTTCCGTGTGAGCACGCATTTTCTCAAAACAACGGGCAGAACACCAATACACAGGCTGAACCCGAAAATGATCAGAGAGAAATTGTAAGAAAAGTTCGGTTTACGGGTAATGAGAATGTATCCGACCGGGCCCTGCAAACTCTTGTACGTACCCGCACAAACCGCGAGTTCCTCGGTATTCCGCGTTTTACACCCTGGTACTATATCCATCGCGTTTTTGGAGTTGGTGAATCGCCCTCTTACCTCGATCGTGAATTGGTCAGTAACGATATGGACCGGATTCGCATCTACTATGAAAATCTGGGTTACTTCAGCGTTCGTGTCGACACTACCATCATTGAGTATCGCCCCGAACGCGTTGAAGTGTCGTTCATCATTCGTGAAGGGCCCGCTTCAAGGATCCGATCAGTGGGCTATACCGGCCTGCCTGAATTCGATGACCCGGAACTGAGTGACGAGTTTTATTCAGAAAGCCTGTTTTTCGGCTCCTTGCGCAACGATTCCACATTCAGCGTTAACAGGCAGTACCGCGCTGCAACCCTGCGCGAAGAGCAGACTCGCATCATTAGTTTTCTTAGAAATCACGGTTTTGCATCGGTACAGCGCGACTCTGTAAGCGCCTTGATTCAGCGTGATACGGATAATCCCCAGCAGCTCGACGTACTGTACGACATCACACCCGGTGGTTTTTATACCTTTGGAGATGTATTTATCAATCTCTCGGGTCCCGAGGGTGCCAGCGGATTTAACGAAGAAAGCGTGCTTGAAGGTCCGCCCCATGCTCTGCAGGGTTACCGTATTGATATGCAGAAGCAGGAATCGGCACAGACCCGATTCAGCCTGCTCAGCAACCAGATTCAGTTCATGCCGGGTGAACCGTTTGACCAGTCGGCCTATTTGAAAAGCGTAAACTCCTATCAGAGCCTGGGAATGATGCTGGTTAACAGGTTTGGACTCAGTGAAGGCGGGTCGCTGCCCGACTATTCAAATTCAGAAATACCGGTCTATTTCGACCTTCAAACCCTGCCCAAACATTCCATCCGGGCTGAATTTTTTGGTATGCGCAGAACCGGATTCGGTACCGGAGCCGGTATCAATTACACCAATAACAATTCATTTGGGCGTGCCGAAAACCTGACACTGGGTGTAAACGGCAGCATTGAGTTTATCCCGTCAAATATCAGCCAGTCGGACCGCGCAACCACCTATCGGAATTTTGAGACACGTGCTGAATATGCCATACCCAGGCTTAACTTTCCTTTTGCCTTTCTTCAGAACCGCAATTGGGTAGAATCTTCCAGAACACTTTACTCTTTAACCTATGGGCAGTCGAGCCAGGAGTTCTTTGATGTTAATTCGGATATACGGCTTAATCTTCGTTATGAGGTTATTCATTCGGAGCGCTACCGCAGTTTTCTCGACTGGATTGAACTGGATGTGATCGACATCGATATTTCGGGGGGATTCAGGTCAGCGCTGATTGAGCAGTTCCGCGACAATGAGAATCAAACACCAGAAGAGATTGAAAACAAGCTGGAAGTGCAGCGTATTCTGGAGGATTTCCGGCCTCAGTTTTCGTCCATTATCCGGTATACCTTTCGAAATCAAAATACCAATTTGATTAAACGTGACTCAGGTTATTTCAGTGAATTTTCTGTAGCACTGGGAGGAAATATTCCCTATTTCATTGACCGATTCCTGGTAAGCCCCGGTGAACTGCAGGGCACCCTGACGCTTCCTCTGGGGATATTTCCAAGTCAGCTCAGTTACAGCAGGTTTGTGAAGCTTTCTGCCGACTACCGCAGGTACTATCCTGTAACCCCTACCTCCGTATTTGCATGGAGGCTGTTCGGCGGATACGCAACTCCGATCGGACAGAGCGAAAGCATACCGCTGAACAGGCGGTTCTTCGCAGGCGGCAGCAATGATATTCGAGGGTACAATCCATTTTTACTTGGGCCGGGCGCAATTGAGGATGTTTCGGTTCCCGGCGGTGAGATTAAACTGGCAGCCTTTACAGAGCTTCGGCAGGTACTGTTCGACAATGTTTTAAGCGCCCAGTGGCAGCTTGCATGGCATACCGATGCCGGAAACGTATGGTACGGGCCCGGCAACCGTTTCCTGGATGAAGACGACGTTGACATTCTGGAAGACGGCCGGTTTTCGTTTGACACATTTTATAAGCAAATTCCCGTAAGTACAGGACTGGGCCTGCGCTTTGACTGGGAATTCCTTGTAGCACGCATCGATTTCACCTTTCGGGCAAAAGATTTGCAGAAAGGCTGGTTCAAAGACCGCACACCCTATTTCAGTTTTGGTATCGGTCACTCATTCTAA
- a CDS encoding amidase family protein — MKNLLSVQEQLRSGKSDLEEIASQYLERIKEINPAVNAMVQFDEKSVQDEAGRISKKIKDGSAGPLAGAVVGVKDVLCERGKKVTCSSAMLKDFESVYDASVIRSLREKDALLIGRCNMDEFAMGSSNENTIFGPARNPVDTEYVPGGSSGGSAAAVAADMCDVSLGSDTGGSIRQPAAYCGVVGLKPTYSRVSRYGLVAFASSFDCIGPIGKNVTDTALVLQHIAGHDTMDNSSSRKPVDDYLKGLESEDRKLRIGVPEEYFGEGLDDNVRKLIEEQISALEKDGAKIVPVSLPHTKYGIATYYILATAEASSNLARYDGIRYGHRADFREIEEELGKETRAIEKDIKNAVGAGKEEAIERLSALDSPLVRLYKKSRTEGFGDEVKRRIMLGTYVLSAGYYDAYYAKAQKVRRLIKEDFESVFSDVDVVVSPTAPTTAFKVGENQDDPISMYLNDVYTISANLAGICGISVPAGTHPNGLPVGIQFMGNSFRETDILQAARRVEMINGAGS; from the coding sequence ATGAAGAATCTGCTCTCTGTTCAGGAGCAACTGCGTTCAGGTAAATCTGATCTGGAAGAAATTGCCTCACAGTACCTGGAGCGTATCAAAGAAATCAATCCGGCCGTCAATGCCATGGTGCAGTTTGATGAAAAATCCGTTCAGGATGAAGCCGGGCGAATCAGTAAAAAAATCAAAGATGGCTCAGCAGGTCCGCTGGCAGGCGCTGTAGTCGGTGTGAAAGACGTACTGTGTGAACGCGGAAAAAAAGTGACCTGCAGCAGCGCCATGCTGAAAGACTTTGAGAGCGTATATGACGCATCGGTTATCCGTTCGCTCAGGGAAAAAGACGCCCTGCTTATCGGGCGCTGTAATATGGATGAGTTTGCCATGGGGTCATCCAATGAAAACACGATATTTGGCCCTGCACGAAATCCTGTAGATACGGAATATGTACCCGGAGGATCAAGCGGGGGCAGCGCAGCGGCTGTGGCAGCTGATATGTGCGATGTTTCACTGGGTTCCGATACCGGAGGATCCATACGCCAGCCGGCAGCCTATTGCGGTGTGGTTGGACTGAAGCCAACCTACAGCCGGGTGTCCCGTTACGGACTGGTTGCATTTGCGTCCTCATTCGACTGCATCGGACCTATCGGGAAAAATGTAACCGATACTGCCCTTGTTCTGCAGCACATTGCGGGTCATGATACCATGGACAACTCTTCTTCGCGCAAGCCGGTGGATGATTATCTGAAAGGGCTTGAGTCTGAAGACCGCAAACTGCGAATTGGCGTACCCGAAGAGTATTTTGGAGAAGGCCTGGATGATAACGTCCGCAAATTGATTGAAGAGCAGATCAGCGCACTCGAAAAGGACGGTGCGAAGATTGTTCCCGTGTCCCTGCCGCATACCAAATACGGTATCGCCACCTACTACATACTTGCAACCGCTGAAGCATCAAGCAATCTAGCTCGGTATGACGGCATCCGGTACGGTCATCGCGCAGATTTCAGGGAAATTGAGGAAGAGCTGGGTAAAGAGACCCGTGCAATTGAAAAAGATATCAAAAATGCAGTAGGGGCCGGAAAGGAAGAGGCTATTGAACGGCTTTCTGCGCTTGACTCGCCCCTGGTGCGGCTCTACAAAAAGTCGCGCACGGAAGGCTTTGGCGATGAAGTGAAGCGACGCATTATGCTGGGCACGTATGTGCTTAGTGCAGGATACTACGACGCCTATTATGCCAAAGCGCAGAAAGTGAGAAGGCTGATCAAAGAGGATTTTGAATCGGTATTCTCTGATGTGGATGTTGTGGTTTCACCCACCGCACCCACAACCGCCTTTAAAGTGGGTGAAAATCAGGACGATCCCATCAGCATGTACCTGAATGATGTATACACCATTTCAGCGAACCTGGCCGGAAT